In one Aricia agestis chromosome 5, ilAriAges1.1, whole genome shotgun sequence genomic region, the following are encoded:
- the LOC121726834 gene encoding V-type proton ATPase 116 kDa subunit a1 isoform X2 — protein MGAMFRSEEMALCQLFIQPEAAYTSVSELGEAGTVQFRDLNPDVNAFQRKFVNEVRRCDEMERKLRYIEAEVHKDKVHVPAVKDMPRAPNPREIIDLEAHLEKTENEILELSHNAVNLKQNYLELTELKHVLEKTEAFFNAQEEIGMDSLTKSLISDETGQQAATRGRLGFVAGVVQRERVPAFERMLWRISRGNVFLRRAELDKPLEDPNTGNEIYKTVFVAFFQGEQLKSRIKKVCTGFHASLYPCPPSNTERQDMVKGVRTRLEDLNMVLNQTRDHRQRVLVSVAKELGSWSIMVRKMKAIYHTLNLFNMDVTQKCLIGECWVPTADLPNVQKALADGSNACGSSIPSFLNCIETDEEPPTFNRTNRFTRGFQNLIDSYGVASYRECNPALYTIITFPFLFAVMFGDLGHGAIMAMFGAWMVAKEVSLAAKKTNNEIWNIFFAGRYIILLMGCFSMYTGLVYNDIFSKSMNIFGSSWLVPYDNETMETNAALTLDPKDAYIDKPYFIGIDPVWQTADNKIIFLNSYKMKLSIIFGVVHMIFGVCMSVVNYNFFKRRYSIVLEFLPQIVFLCLLFLYMVFMMFYKWVAYSTSSADQAYSQGCAPSVLILFINMMLFSSNEPEAGCKEFMFEGQGSVQRVFVLVALCCIPVMLLGKPLYLLMASKKKKEAKPEQANGSVNQGIEMQQTDIENGQNGEAKPAKAGGHDHEDEPFSEIMIHQAIHTIEYVLSTISHTASYLRLWALSLAHAELSEVLWNMVLTFGLKDHGYVGAVKLYVAFMFWALFTLAILVMMEGLSAFLHTLRLHWVEFMSKFYSGLGYIFQPFCFKTILENDDKEE, from the exons TTAAATCCGGACGTGAACGCGTTCCAGCGGAAATTCGTGAATGAGGTCCGCCGCTGCGACGAGATGGAGCGCAAGCTTCGCTACATCGAGGCCGAAGTTCACAAGGACAAGGTCCACGTGCCCGCCGTCAAAGACATGCCCCGAGCGCCCAACCCCAGGGAGATTATCGACCTTgag GCGCACCTGGAAAAGACAGAGAATGAGATTCTGGAGCTATCGCACAACGCCGTTAACCTCAAACAGAACTACCTCGAGCTCACTGAGCTGAAACATGTGCTGGAGAAGACAGAAGCCTTCTTCAACGCGCAGGAGGAAATCGGCATGGACTCCCTGACTAA GTCGCTGATATCCGACGAGACGGGCCAGCAGGCGGCGACGCGCGGGCGGCTGGGGTTCGTGGCGGGCGTGGTGCAGCGGGAGCGCGTGCCAGCCTTCGAGCGCATGCTGTGGCGCATCTCGCGCGGCAACGTGTTCCTGCGACGTGCGGAACTCGATAAACCCCTTGAGGATCCCAACACT GGCAACGAGATCTATAAGACGGTGTTCGTGGCGTTCTTCCAAGGCGAGCAGCTGAAGTCCCGCATCAAGAAGGTGTGCACCGGCTTCCACGCGTCGCTGTACCCGTGCCCGCCCTCCAACACCGAGCGGCAGGACATGGTCAAGGGCGTTAGGACGCGACTTGAGGATCTTAACATG GTGCTGAATCAAACCCGCGACCACCGCCAGCGCGTGCTGGTGAGCGTGGCGAAGGAGCTCGGCAGCTGGTCGATCATGGTGCGCAAGATGAAGGCCATCTACCACACCCTCAACCTGTTCAACATGGACGTCACACAGAAGTGCCTCATCGGCGAGTGCTGGGTGCCCACCGCCGACCTGCCCAACGTACAGAAGGCGCTGGCTGATGGAtcg AACGCATGCGGCAGTTCGATCCCGTCGTTCCTGAACTGCATCGAGACGGACGAGGAGCCGCCGACGTTCAACCGCACCAACCGCTTCACGCGTGGCTTCCAGAACCTCATCGACTCCTACGGCGTCGCCTCCTACAGGGAATGCAACCCTG CTCTATACACAATCATTACCTTCCCGTTCTTATTCGCTGTGATGTTCGGTGACCTGGGCCACGGGGCCATCATGGCGATGTTTGGCGCATGGATGGTCGCCAAGGAGGTCTCCCTCGCCGCCAAGAAGACTAACAACGAGATCTGGAACATCTTCTTCGCCGGTCGCTACATCATTCTCCTCATGGGCTGCTTCTCCATGTACACTGGCCTGGTGTACAACGATATCTTCTCCAAGTCCATGAACATCTTCGGCTCGTCCTGGCTCGTGCCGTACGACAATGAAACTATGGAGACGAACGCCGCGCTCACGCTAGACCCGAAAGACGCGTACATCGACAAACCCTACTTCATCGGAATTGATCCAGTATGGCAG ACCGCCGACAACAAGATCATTTTCCTGAACTCGTACAAGATGAAGCTGTCCATCATTTTCGGTGTCGTCCACATGATCTTCGGTGTCTGCATGAGCGTCGTCAACTACAA TTTCTTCAAGCGTCGCTACTCCATCGTTCTGGAGTTCCTGCCCCAGATCGTGTTCCTCTGCCTGCTGTTCCTGTACATGGTGTTCATGATGTTCTACAAGTGGGTCGCCTACAGCAC GTCATCCGCAGACCAAGCGTACAGCCAAGGCTGTGCGCCGTCAGTGCTGATCCTATTCATCAACATGATGCTGTTCTCGAGCAACGAGCCGGAGGCGGGCTGCAAGGAGTTCATGTTCGAGGGCCAGGGCAGCGTGCAGCGCGTCTTCGTGTTAGTGGCCCTGTGCTGCATCCCAGTCATGCTGCTCGGTAAACCCCTGTACCTGCTCATGGCTAGCAAGAAGAAGAAGGAGGCTAAG CCGGAACAAGCTAACGGCAGCGTCAACCAAGGCATCGAGATGCAGCAGACGGACATCGAGAACGGGCAGAACGGCGAGGCCAAGCCCGCCAAGGCCGGCGGCCACGACCACGAGGATGAACCCTTCAGCGAGATCATGATCCACCAGGCCATACACACTATCGAATACGTGCTCAGTACCATCTCCCACACTGCCTCATATCTCCGACTGTGGGCTCTGTCTCTCGCTCACGCAG AACTTTCCGAGGTGCTATGGAACATGGTGCTGACATTCGGTCTCAAGGACCACGGCTACGTGGGTGCGGTGAAGTTGTACGTGGCGTTCATGTTCTGGGCGCTGTTCACGCTCGCCATCCTCGTCATGATGGAGGGGCTGTCCGCCTTCCTTCACACCCTGCGTTTGCACTG GGTGGAGTTCATGAGCAAGTTCTACTCGGGTCTCGGCTACATCTTCCAGCCGTTCTGCTTCAAGACCATCCTCGAAAACGATGACAAAGAAGAATAA
- the LOC121727377 gene encoding tetratricopeptide repeat protein 21B-like: MDTELSRCRILYYIRQKYYGKAKKIAKERLSQQPDLNELLFYHGIANILEGQVQKGINDLSSLQSDKDLQLAVYIALIYSYKLISSHDKEELYNLETKLKEERKQAGATSFYYAGIFLSLAEKYEKAADHINKALRKDSNNINTIILKGWNDMLSNTRDLKNSTLDCFELALQKNDKNIDAVLGAAKFKYLVGEFESSNLFLDKLIVHNPREVIPLIEKLSNEFAALKWESVYDAIERIFSIEPNNIDALKIKIFIALCKNCDYIEAVDQLDTFYSVLESEESTNGYQFLNTAQIFSKACGRHNAVLSQVYRFVQYASEMYPNNVEYLCEVGYQCVLQGKHKDALNFFKAASKIDSNSIMSLCGLTICQMFENGPTEQVAQQVELLFEMQGTNKFPMLFLLLAQLNRKNPKSQSYLNKAIETQISIAATYPLGLTYIKKLDPDFLLDVYKELKKHIPKKPLVITGCLLYTQESSNTVYISCEKLLSTICKACPGLIPALYELAKLKFLFGFAPEALKLCQQVCDLDNTHAESHVLLAQIYVQQQSFAKAAHSLEMCLSYNFKVRDSAMYHFLRGVILKSSNEQQDALTSFSTSLQVASKGGIGASKQNETDLNIIDKATLYLEIIELQTTLGLLGEAGKMMQEAIQELAYTSEESRLSIARADLALKKGDIDNAIDILNEVKPGQPYYFQAHSKMAHIYLKEKRDHAMFTTCFKEIVSNHPMADAHTMMGDAFMSIHEPKQAAEAYEIALKGNPKDVQLVKKLGVALYKMHKYDNALQHYENAIKIITDDDDIKIEYFELLIKLKQYDKVDSIISSELNQPYNKEKDKKTLKRRIQLLLLQAKSREIKNPAASNTNLILTEAKELQSAVLKRVEVDARGDVNEEKKKLSEILCALAKVKSVKEPAIAIHLYSEALIHCPREPNTLLALAKLFAQMNNMEKCEQTCAVLLSADPNNEAAAVMMADLAFRKVDLESAARHLTQTLSVRARSWAALAQLIEVQWRRAELPDAARALAAAEPAAQDEGYSYCAGLCAMYEGKVNAALRHLNRARHSQWGRAAARRMVMLCLTQHAADVDGSEESDTRLLALRTAEKLLAEVAPSERKALQALVTLATRQKSAAERVLQDLLPLVTEDNYQDDPLVILAIANAYTLIKQPTRAKNILKRTVSSIPWTPENADGLERCWLEVVDNQINSGRMEVAKELLSKILLHNQSCAAAYQYLGYISEKEQNYKSAAHNYDKAWTHSGNDLAIGYKLAQAYLKIKKYPECIVVCRAILKIHPDYPKIKKEIFEKAKNNLRT; this comes from the exons ATGGATACTGAGTTGAGTAGATGTagaatactatattatataagacaaaaatattatggcaaagctaaaaaaattgcaaaagaaaGACTGTCACAGCAACCAGATCTGAATGAATTACTATTCTATCATGGAATAGCTAATATCCTTGAAGGACAAGTTCAAAAGGGCATAAATGATTTATCCTCACTTCAGTCAGACAAAGATTTACAACTGGCCGTGTATATTGCCCTAATCTATAGCTACAAATTGATCAGTTCACATGATAAGGAGGAGTTGTATAATTTAGAAACTAAATTGAAAGAAGAACGTAAACAGGCTGGTGCTACATCATTTTACTATGCAGGTATATTCTTATCACTCGCTGAAAAGTATGAGAAAGCTGCTGACCATATAAATAAAGCTCTAAGAAAGGATTCCAACAATATTAACACTATTATTCTAAAAGGCTGGAATGATATGCTTTCAAATACAAGGGATTTAAAGAATTCTACATTAGATTGTTTTGAATTAGCTCTCcagaaaaatgataaaaatattgatgCAGTGTTGGGTGCAGCTAAATTCAAATATTTGGTTGGTGAATTTGAATCCTCAAACTTATTTTTGGATAAACTTATTGTACATAATCCCAGAGAAGTAATACCATTGATTGAAAAACTAAGCAATGAGTTTGCCGCTTTGAAATGGGAGTCCGTTTATGATGCCATAGAAAGGATATTTTCAATAGAACCCAACAATATTGAcgctttaaaaataaagatatttattgCCCTGTGTAAGAACTGTGATTATATTGAGGCGGTCGATCAACtcgatactttttattctgtaCTCGAGTCCGAAGAATCCACCAATGGGTATCAGTTCCTTAACACTGCACAAATATTTTCTAAGGCGTGTGGAAGACACAATGCTGTTTTATCTCAGGTATACAGGTTTGTACAGTACGCTTCAGAGATGTATCCAAATAATGTTGAATACTTATGTGAGGTGGGCTACCAATGTGTATTGCAGGGAAAACACAAGGATGCCCTCAACTTTTTCAAAGCAGCCAGTAAAATTGACAGTAATTCTATTATGTCGCTGTGCGGCTTGACCATCTGTCAAATGTTTGAGAACGGCCCAACTGAACAAGTCGCTCAGCAAGTTGAATTGCTATTTGAGATGCAAGGAACAAATAAGTTTCCAATGCTCTTTTTGCTACTAGCTCAATTAAATAGAAAGAACCCAAAATCACAATCATACCTCAACAAAGCTATAGAAACTCAAATTTCTATTGCTGCAACATATCCCCTGGGCCTGACATACATTAAAAAACTAGATCCAGATTTCCTTTTGGATGTTTATAAAGAGCTTAAGAAACATATTCCTAAGAAGCCCCTAGTAATAACTGGGTGTTTGCTATACACACAGGAAAGCAGCAATACTGTTTATATTAGTTGTGAAAAACTATTGAGCACAATATGCAAAGCTTGTCCTGGACTTATACCTGCATTGTATGAGCTTGCTAAATTGAAGTTTTTATTTGGCTTTGCACCTGAGGCACTGAAGTTGTGTCAGCAAGTGTGCGACCTTGACAACACTCATGCTGAGAGCCACGTCTTACTAGCTCAGATTTATGTACAGCAGCAATCTTTTGCTAAGGCAGCTCATAGCCTTGAAATGTGTTTGAGTTATAATTTCAAAGTGAGAGACAGCGCAATGTACCATTTCTTACGAGGTGTCATATTGAAGAGCTCCAATGAGCAGCAAGATGCTCTGACGAGTTTCAGCACGAGCCTTCAAGTTGCATCTAAAGGTGGCATAGGTGCAAGTAAGCAGAACGAGACAGACTTGAACATTATCGACAAGGCAACATTATACTTGGAGATAATTGAGCTCCAAACAACTTTAGGTCTTTTAGGAGAAGCTGGGAAAATGATGCAG GAAGCGATTCAAGAATTAGCCTACACGTCTGAAGAAAGCCGCTTGTCTATAGCTCGCGCGGATTTGGCACTGAAGAAGGGAGATATCGACAATGCAATAGACATACTGAACGAGGTGAAGCCCGGCCAGCCCTACTACTTTCAAGCTCATAGCAAAATGGCGCACATATACCTGAAGGAGAAGAGAGATCATGCTATGTTTACAACCTGTTTTAAAGAAATCGTCAGTAATCATCCAATGGCCGACGCGCATACTATGATGGGAGATGCATTTATGTCTATTCAtg aaccTAAGCAAGCTGCGGAAGCCTACGAAATAGCCCTCAAAGGGAATCCCAAAGATGTTCAGCTTGTGAAAAAACTCGGTGTTGCTCTATACAAAATGCACAAATACGACAATGCTCTCCAACACTATGAGAATGCTATCAAAATAattactgatgatgatgatatcaaaattgaatattttgaaCTTCTAATAAAG CTTAAACAATATGACAAAGTTGACTCAATCATTTCTTCTGAGCTAAATCAGCCCTACAACAAAGAGAAGGATAAGAAAACTCTAAAACGACGTATACAACTGCTGCTTCTCCAGGCGAAAAGTCGGGAGATAAAAAACCCAGCGGCTAGCAACACCAACCTTATACTGACCGAAGCTAAAGAGTTGCAAAGTGCTGTGCTCAAACGAGTAGAAGTTGACGCGAGAGGAGATGTAAACGAGGAGAAGAAGAAGCTATCGGAGATCCTTTGCGCGCTGGCTAAAGTGAAATCTGTCAAGGAACCAGCTATTGCCATTCACTTGTATTCCGAAGCGTTGATACATTGCCCGCGGGAACCAAATACATTGTTGGCGCTAGCGAAACTATTCGCACAG ATGAACAACATGGAGAAGTGTGAGCAGACGTGTGCTGTGCTGCTCAGCGCCGATCCCAACAACGAAGCAGCTGCTGTCATGATGGCTGACTTGGCGTTTAGAAAG GTGGACTTGGAGAGCGCGGCGCGTCACCTGACACAGACGCTGTCGGTGCGCGCACGCAGCTGGGCCGCGCTGGCGCAGCTCATCGAGGTGCAGTGGCGGCGCGCGGAGCTGCCAGACGCCGCACGCGCCCTTGCTGCCGCTGAACCCGCTGCACAGGACGAAG GCTACTCGTACTGCGCGGGTCTGTGCGCGATGTACGAGGGCAAAGTGAACGCGGCACTGCGTCACTTGAACCGCGCGCGGCACTCGCAGTGGGGCCGGGCGGCGGCCAGGCGCATGGTTATGCTCTGTCTCACTCAGCACGCTGCTGATGTTGATGGGAGTGAGGAGTC GGACACGCGTCTACTAGCGCTGCGTACAGCAGAGAAGTTACTAGCTGAGGTGGCGCCATCGGAGCGCAAGGCGCTACAGGCGCTAGTGACGTTAGCTACGCGGCAGAAGTCGGCCGCAGAGCGCGTGTTACAGGATCTACTGCCTTTAGTGACAGAAGACAACTACCAGGACGACCCGCTGGTTATACTGGCTATTGCTAATGC GTACACCTTAATAAAGCAGCCTACCCGTGCCAAGAATATACTCAAGAGAACTGTGTCGTCTATACCGTGGACGCCCGAAAACGCTGATGGTTTAGAAAG ATGTTGGCTAGAAGTTGTGGACAACCAAATTAACTCGGGCCGAATGGAAGTAGCTAAAGAGCTACTGTCAAAAATTTTACTTCACAATCAATCTTGCGCTGCGGCCTATCAATATCTTG GGTACATATCAGAGAAGGAACAGAACTACAAATCAGCGGCTCACAACTACGACAAGGCGTGGACTCACTCAGGGAACGATCTCGCCATCGGATACAAACTAGCGCAGGCCTATCTCAAGATAAAGAAGTACCCCGAATGTATAGTGGTATGCCGGGCTATATTGAAAATACATCCCGACTACCCCAAAATCAAGAAAGAGATCTTTGAAAAAGCTAAAAATAATCTGAGGACCTAA
- the LOC121726834 gene encoding V-type proton ATPase 116 kDa subunit a1 isoform X1, with product MGAMFRSEEMALCQLFIQPEAAYTSVSELGEAGTVQFRDLNPDVNAFQRKFVNEVRRCDEMERKLRYIEAEVHKDKVHVPAVKDMPRAPNPREIIDLEAHLEKTENEILELSHNAVNLKQNYLELTELKHVLEKTEAFFNAQEEIGMDSLTKSLISDETGQQAATRGRLGFVAGVVQRERVPAFERMLWRISRGNVFLRRAELDKPLEDPNTGNEIYKTVFVAFFQGEQLKSRIKKVCTGFHASLYPCPPSNTERQDMVKGVRTRLEDLNMVLNQTRDHRQRVLVSVAKELGSWSIMVRKMKAIYHTLNLFNMDVTQKCLIGECWVPTADLPNVQKALADGSNACGSSIPSFLNCIETDEEPPTFNRTNRFTRGFQNLIDSYGVASYRECNPALYTIITFPFLFAVMFGDLGHGAIMAMFGAWMVAKEVSLAAKKTNNEIWNIFFAGRYIILLMGCFSMYTGLVYNDIFSKSMNIFGSSWLVPYDNETMETNAALTLDPKDAYIDKPYFIGIDPVWQTADNKIIFLNSYKMKLSIIFGVVHMIFGVCMSVVNYNFFKRRYSIVLEFLPQIVFLCLLFLYMVFMMFYKWVAYSTLSEDQAYSQGCAPSVLILFINMMLFSSNEPEAGCKEFMFEGQGSVQRVFVLVALCCIPVMLLGKPLYLLMASKKKKEAKPEQANGSVNQGIEMQQTDIENGQNGEAKPAKAGGHDHEDEPFSEIMIHQAIHTIEYVLSTISHTASYLRLWALSLAHAELSEVLWNMVLTFGLKDHGYVGAVKLYVAFMFWALFTLAILVMMEGLSAFLHTLRLHWVEFMSKFYSGLGYIFQPFCFKTILENDDKEE from the exons TTAAATCCGGACGTGAACGCGTTCCAGCGGAAATTCGTGAATGAGGTCCGCCGCTGCGACGAGATGGAGCGCAAGCTTCGCTACATCGAGGCCGAAGTTCACAAGGACAAGGTCCACGTGCCCGCCGTCAAAGACATGCCCCGAGCGCCCAACCCCAGGGAGATTATCGACCTTgag GCGCACCTGGAAAAGACAGAGAATGAGATTCTGGAGCTATCGCACAACGCCGTTAACCTCAAACAGAACTACCTCGAGCTCACTGAGCTGAAACATGTGCTGGAGAAGACAGAAGCCTTCTTCAACGCGCAGGAGGAAATCGGCATGGACTCCCTGACTAA GTCGCTGATATCCGACGAGACGGGCCAGCAGGCGGCGACGCGCGGGCGGCTGGGGTTCGTGGCGGGCGTGGTGCAGCGGGAGCGCGTGCCAGCCTTCGAGCGCATGCTGTGGCGCATCTCGCGCGGCAACGTGTTCCTGCGACGTGCGGAACTCGATAAACCCCTTGAGGATCCCAACACT GGCAACGAGATCTATAAGACGGTGTTCGTGGCGTTCTTCCAAGGCGAGCAGCTGAAGTCCCGCATCAAGAAGGTGTGCACCGGCTTCCACGCGTCGCTGTACCCGTGCCCGCCCTCCAACACCGAGCGGCAGGACATGGTCAAGGGCGTTAGGACGCGACTTGAGGATCTTAACATG GTGCTGAATCAAACCCGCGACCACCGCCAGCGCGTGCTGGTGAGCGTGGCGAAGGAGCTCGGCAGCTGGTCGATCATGGTGCGCAAGATGAAGGCCATCTACCACACCCTCAACCTGTTCAACATGGACGTCACACAGAAGTGCCTCATCGGCGAGTGCTGGGTGCCCACCGCCGACCTGCCCAACGTACAGAAGGCGCTGGCTGATGGAtcg AACGCATGCGGCAGTTCGATCCCGTCGTTCCTGAACTGCATCGAGACGGACGAGGAGCCGCCGACGTTCAACCGCACCAACCGCTTCACGCGTGGCTTCCAGAACCTCATCGACTCCTACGGCGTCGCCTCCTACAGGGAATGCAACCCTG CTCTATACACAATCATTACCTTCCCGTTCTTATTCGCTGTGATGTTCGGTGACCTGGGCCACGGGGCCATCATGGCGATGTTTGGCGCATGGATGGTCGCCAAGGAGGTCTCCCTCGCCGCCAAGAAGACTAACAACGAGATCTGGAACATCTTCTTCGCCGGTCGCTACATCATTCTCCTCATGGGCTGCTTCTCCATGTACACTGGCCTGGTGTACAACGATATCTTCTCCAAGTCCATGAACATCTTCGGCTCGTCCTGGCTCGTGCCGTACGACAATGAAACTATGGAGACGAACGCCGCGCTCACGCTAGACCCGAAAGACGCGTACATCGACAAACCCTACTTCATCGGAATTGATCCAGTATGGCAG ACCGCCGACAACAAGATCATTTTCCTGAACTCGTACAAGATGAAGCTGTCCATCATTTTCGGTGTCGTCCACATGATCTTCGGTGTCTGCATGAGCGTCGTCAACTACAA TTTCTTCAAGCGTCGCTACTCCATCGTTCTGGAGTTCCTGCCCCAGATCGTGTTCCTCTGCCTGCTGTTCCTGTACATGGTGTTCATGATGTTCTACAAGTGGGTCGCCTACAGCACCTTGTCTGAAG ACCAAGCGTACAGCCAAGGCTGTGCGCCGTCAGTGCTGATCCTATTCATCAACATGATGCTGTTCTCGAGCAACGAGCCGGAGGCGGGCTGCAAGGAGTTCATGTTCGAGGGCCAGGGCAGCGTGCAGCGCGTCTTCGTGTTAGTGGCCCTGTGCTGCATCCCAGTCATGCTGCTCGGTAAACCCCTGTACCTGCTCATGGCTAGCAAGAAGAAGAAGGAGGCTAAG CCGGAACAAGCTAACGGCAGCGTCAACCAAGGCATCGAGATGCAGCAGACGGACATCGAGAACGGGCAGAACGGCGAGGCCAAGCCCGCCAAGGCCGGCGGCCACGACCACGAGGATGAACCCTTCAGCGAGATCATGATCCACCAGGCCATACACACTATCGAATACGTGCTCAGTACCATCTCCCACACTGCCTCATATCTCCGACTGTGGGCTCTGTCTCTCGCTCACGCAG AACTTTCCGAGGTGCTATGGAACATGGTGCTGACATTCGGTCTCAAGGACCACGGCTACGTGGGTGCGGTGAAGTTGTACGTGGCGTTCATGTTCTGGGCGCTGTTCACGCTCGCCATCCTCGTCATGATGGAGGGGCTGTCCGCCTTCCTTCACACCCTGCGTTTGCACTG GGTGGAGTTCATGAGCAAGTTCTACTCGGGTCTCGGCTACATCTTCCAGCCGTTCTGCTTCAAGACCATCCTCGAAAACGATGACAAAGAAGAATAA